In one Capra hircus breed San Clemente chromosome 22, ASM170441v1, whole genome shotgun sequence genomic region, the following are encoded:
- the PDZRN3 gene encoding E3 ubiquitin-protein ligase PDZRN3 isoform X2 — translation MGCSLCSLQKPEEQYKLLYEVCQVNGKDLSRATHDQAVEAFKTAKEPIVVQVLRRTPRTKMFTPPSESQMVDTGTQTDITFEHIMALSKMSSPTPPVLDPYLLPEEHPSAHEYYDPNDYIAGIHQEMDREELELEEVDLYRMNSQDKLGLTVCYRTDDEDDIGIYISEIDPNSIAAKDGRIREGDRIIQINGIEVQNREEAVALLTSEENKNFSLLIARPELQLDEGWLDDDRNDFLDDLHMDMLEEQHHQAMQFTASVLQQKKHEEDGGTTDTATILSNQHEKDSGVGRTDESTRNDESSEQENNGDDAPAASPPLAGQRKLTCSQDTLGSGDLPFSNESFISADCADADYLGIPVDECERFRELLELKCQVKSAGPYGLYYPGSTLDASKSDPESVDKELELLNEELRSIELECLSIVRAHKMHQLKEQFREPWMLHNSGFRNYNTSVDVRRRELADISELPEKSDKDSSSAYNTGESCRSTPLTLEMSPDNSLRRAAEGEGAAEAYGPSPKNLLSITEDSEGGSPNYSPSPKELDPSPAPESKERKPSEDGGGSSGSPTPGAKLGGSYLPPFPHSPYKHAHIPAHAQHYQSYMQLIQQKSAVEYAQSQMSLVSMCKDLNSANQSEPRMEWKVKIRSDGTRYITKRPVRDRLLRERALKIREERSGMTTDDDAVSELKMGRYWSKEERKQHVVKAKEQRRRREFMMQSRLDCLKEQQGADDRKEMNILELSHKKMMKKRNKKIFDNWMTIQELLTHGAKSPDGTRVYNSFLSVTTV, via the exons GTCAATGGCAAAGACTTATCCAGAGCAACTCATGACCAGGCTGTGGAAGCCTTCAAGACAGCCAAGGAACCCATCGTGGTCCAGGTGTTAAGGAGAACACCGCGGACCAAAATGTTCACCCCTCCGTCAGAGTCACAGATGGTGGACACGGGAACACAGACAGACATCACCTTTGAGCACATCATGGCCCTGAGCAAGATGTCCTCGCCCACCCCGCCGGTGCTGGATCCCTATCTCTTGCCAGAGGA GCATCCCTCAGCCCATGAATACTATGATCCAAACGACTACATCGCAGGCATCCAtcaggagatggacagggaggagctGGAGCTAGAG GAAGTGGATCTCTACAGaatgaacagccaggacaagCTGGGCCTCACGGTGTGCTACCGGACAGATGATGAAGATGACATTGGCATCTATATAAGCGAG ATTGACCCTAACAGCATCGCGGCCAAGGACGGGCGCATCCGAGAAGGAGACCGCATTATCCAG attaatGGGATAGAGGTACAAAACCGTGAAGAGGCTGTAGCTCTGCTAACCAGTGAAGAAAACAAGAACTTCTCATTGCTAATTGCTAGGCCCGAACTCCAG ctgGACGAGGGTTGGCTGGATGACGACAGGAACGACTTTCTGGATGACCTGCACATGGACATGCTGGAGGAGCAGCACCACCAGGCCATGCAGTTCACGGCCAGCGTCCTGCAGCAG AAGAAGCACGAAGAAGATGGGGGAACCACAGACACGGCCACCATCCTGTCCAACCAGCACGAGAAAGACAGTGGCGTGGGCCGGACAGACGAGAGCACGCGCAACGACGAGAGCTCGGAGCAGGAGAACAACGGCGACGATGCCCCCGCAGCCTCCCCGCCGCTGGCTGGGCAGAGGAAGCTCACTTGCAGCCAGGATACCCTGGGCAGCGGCGACCTGCCCTTCAGTAACGAGTCCTTCATCTCGGCTGACTGCGCCGATGCCGACTACCTGGGCATCCCCGTGGACGAGTGCGAGCGCTTCCGCGAGCTGCTGGAGCTCAAGTGCCAGGTGAAGAGCGCCGGCCCCTATGGCCTCTACTACCCCGGCAGCACCCTGGACGCCAGCAAGAGCGACCCCGAGAGCGTGGACAAGGAGCTGGAGCTGCTCAACGAGGAGCTGCGCAGCATCGAGCTGGAGTGCCTCAGCATCGTGCGCGCGCACAAGATGCACCAGCTCAAGGAGCAGTTCCGAGAGCCCTGGATGCTGCACAACAGCGGCTTCCGCAACTACAACACCAGCGTGGACGTGCGCAGGCGCGAGCTTGCCGACATCTCCGAGCTGCCCGAGAAGTCCGACAAAGACAGCTCGAGCGCCTACAACACCGGCGAGAGCTGCCGCAGCACCCCACTCACCTTGGAGATGTCCCCCGACAACTCCCTGCGGAGGGCGGCGGAGGGCGAAGGTGCCGCGGAAGCTTACGGGCCGTCCCCCAAGAACCTGCTCTCCATCACAGAAGATTCCGAGGGGGGCTCCCCGAACTACAGCCCTTCCCCTAAGGAGCTGGATCCCAGCCCGGCTCCGGAGAGCAAAGAGAGGAAGCCCAGCGAAGACGGTGGTGGCAGCAGCGGGAGCCCCACCCCCGGCGCGAAGCTGGGGGGCTCATACTTGCCGCCCTTCCCGCACTCGCCCTACAAGCACGCCCACATCCCCGCGCACGCGCAGCACTACCAGAGCTACATGCAGCTGATCCAGCAGAAGTCAGCCGTCGAGTACGCGCAGAGCCAGATGAGCCTGGTGAGCATGTGCAAGGACCTGAACTCAGCCAACCAGTCGGAGCCGAGGATGGAGTGGAAGGTGAAGATCCGCAGCGACGGCACGCGCTACATCACCAAGCGGCCGGTGCGGGATCGCCTGCTGCGGGAGCGTGCGCTCAAGATCCGCGAGGAGCGCAGCGGCATGACCACGGACGACGACGCCGTGAGCGAGCTGAAGATGGGGCGCTACTGGAGCAAGGAGGAGAGGAAGCAGCACGTGGTGAAGGCCAAGGAGCAGAGGCGGCGGCGCGAGTTCATGATGCAGAGCCGGCTCGATTGCCTGAAGGAGCAGCAGGGGGCCGACGACAGGAAGGAGATGAATATCCTTgaactcagccacaaaaagatgATGAAGAAGAGGAATAAAAAGATATTTGATAACTGGATGACAATCCAAGAACTCTTAACCCACGGCGCAAAGTCGCCAGACGGCACTAGAGTATACAATTCATTCCTCTCAGTGACTACTGTATAA